Proteins encoded together in one Rossellomorea sp. y25 window:
- a CDS encoding aminotransferase A gives MEQYINPRIKDIQISGIRKFFNMVADIDDIISLTIGQPDFPTPQHVKDAGKAAIDDDFTSYTHNAGFLELREAAASYVKEKYNVHYNPVNEVIVTNGASQGIDVILRTILCEGDDCLIPGPVYPGYEPIIKLCGANPIHIDITQNDFKLDAALIEGSLTHSTKCVILPYPSNPTGVSLSKAELKEIADLLRNRNIFVLADEIYSELTFDDSHYSIAEYLREQTIVVNGLSKSHSMTGWRIGLVFAPESISKHLIKVHQYNVSCASSVSQKAAYEALTVGKDDAADMKKEYKKRRDYVYNRLIEMGFKGIVKPDGAFYFFVKIPDRILLSSFDFSLALAQEKKVAVVPGDAFSQFGEGYFRLSYACSMDQLTEGLDRIQSFIQT, from the coding sequence TTGGAACAGTATATTAACCCTCGGATCAAGGACATCCAGATATCAGGAATTCGAAAGTTTTTTAATATGGTGGCAGACATAGACGACATCATTTCCCTGACAATCGGTCAGCCGGATTTCCCTACCCCACAACATGTCAAAGACGCGGGTAAGGCTGCCATTGATGATGACTTCACTTCCTATACCCATAATGCAGGATTTCTCGAATTACGTGAAGCTGCGGCTTCATATGTAAAAGAAAAATATAATGTACATTATAACCCTGTAAATGAGGTCATAGTCACAAACGGAGCTTCTCAGGGGATCGATGTGATTCTTCGTACCATCCTATGCGAGGGAGATGACTGCCTTATCCCGGGACCCGTGTATCCAGGCTATGAGCCCATCATTAAACTTTGTGGTGCTAATCCCATACATATTGATATCACACAAAATGATTTTAAGTTGGATGCCGCTCTTATTGAGGGGAGCTTAACCCATTCTACAAAGTGTGTCATATTGCCTTATCCATCCAATCCAACTGGGGTAAGCTTATCCAAAGCAGAATTGAAAGAGATTGCCGACTTGCTTAGAAATAGAAATATATTTGTGTTGGCTGATGAGATTTATAGCGAGCTTACCTTTGATGATTCGCATTATTCCATTGCCGAATATTTAAGAGAACAAACCATCGTCGTCAATGGTCTATCTAAATCACATAGTATGACTGGTTGGAGGATAGGGCTGGTATTCGCTCCAGAATCAATTTCTAAGCATCTAATAAAGGTTCACCAGTACAATGTTTCCTGTGCTTCTTCCGTTTCTCAAAAAGCAGCATATGAAGCTCTTACAGTGGGAAAAGATGATGCGGCAGATATGAAGAAAGAATATAAGAAACGAAGGGACTATGTATACAACCGATTAATTGAGATGGGATTTAAAGGAATCGTCAAACCCGACGGAGCCTTCTACTTTTTCGTCAAAATACCTGACCGGATTCTTCTGAGTTCATTTGATTTCTCGTTGGCACTTGCCCAAGAGAAAAAGGTGGCTGTCGTTCCTGGAGATGCTTTTTCCCAGTTCGGCGAAGGATACTTCCGACTATCCTATGCCTGCTCCATGGACCAGCTGACAGAAGGGCTTGACCGTATCCAATCCTTCATCCAAACCTGA
- the corA gene encoding magnesium/cobalt transporter CorA encodes MIRTSIIMENGEIEQNVPLSRIKENGVKWYWVDFSEPTSKDVRLLKLYFRFHPLAIEDCLDDFSQRAKLDFYDQYIFVLQHAINQKTLDSHEVNMFVNASFIVTFHKQPVREINNVWEKVRQEGDQLSPFKVMHGIVDRLVDDYFPLVYRIEDRLNKIEDNTNEDSDSDLMDELFDIRHDMSKLRRTLVPMRDLLYRISNSGRLNALKEEQLYFNDVYDHLIKLVEMLESYREFSSDIRDNYLSINSDKMNNIMMTLTVITTIFMPLTFIAGLYGMNFVYMPELDERSGYFIVLGVMGIIALIMFGFFMKIGWLRFSTKKRRKRRRLLRLK; translated from the coding sequence ATGATTCGCACGAGTATTATTATGGAAAATGGGGAAATTGAACAGAATGTTCCCTTATCCAGAATTAAAGAAAATGGTGTTAAATGGTATTGGGTGGATTTTTCAGAGCCGACCAGCAAGGATGTCCGGTTACTTAAGCTGTATTTTCGATTCCATCCACTTGCGATAGAGGATTGCCTGGACGATTTCAGTCAGCGGGCTAAGCTCGATTTTTATGATCAATACATATTCGTCCTTCAGCATGCCATTAATCAGAAGACACTGGATTCCCATGAAGTTAATATGTTTGTGAACGCAAGTTTTATCGTAACCTTTCATAAACAGCCTGTCAGGGAAATCAATAATGTATGGGAAAAGGTTCGGCAAGAAGGGGATCAGCTCAGTCCTTTTAAGGTCATGCATGGAATTGTTGACCGGTTAGTGGACGATTATTTTCCTCTGGTTTATCGTATTGAAGATCGCCTCAATAAGATAGAAGATAACACGAATGAAGATTCGGATAGTGATCTGATGGATGAATTATTCGATATTCGTCATGATATGTCAAAGTTAAGAAGAACCCTTGTGCCCATGAGGGATTTATTGTATCGTATCAGCAATTCCGGCAGATTGAATGCACTCAAAGAAGAGCAGCTCTATTTTAATGACGTGTACGATCATTTAATTAAGCTTGTCGAGATGCTTGAATCGTATCGTGAATTTTCATCAGATATCCGGGATAATTATTTATCCATTAACTCAGATAAAATGAATAATATCATGATGACCTTAACCGTCATTACGACGATTTTTATGCCTCTTACGTTTATTGCGGGTCTGTATGGGATGAACTTTGTCTATATGCCGGAACTCGATGAGAGAAGCGGATACTTTATCGTTCTCGGGGTTATGGGTATCATAGCGCTGATCATGTTTGGTTTCTTTATGAAAATAGGCTGGCTCAGATTCAGCACGAAAAAACGTAGAAAACGAAGGAGGCTCCTTCGTTTAAAATAA
- the queC gene encoding 7-cyano-7-deazaguanine synthase QueC — MNTEKALVVFSGGQDSTTCLFWAKQQFKEVEAVTFNYGQRHVTELDCAKEIAEDLKVPHHVLDMSLLNQLAPSALTRADEEITHQDGELPSTFVPGRNLLFLSFAGILAKQIGARHIVTGVCETDFSGYPDCRDIFVKSLNVSLNLSMDDQFVIHTPLMWINKAQTWEMADDLGAFRYVQENTLTCYNGIKGSGCGECPACQLRQKGLEEYKSASKGGE, encoded by the coding sequence ATGAACACAGAGAAAGCGTTAGTCGTTTTTAGCGGAGGTCAAGATAGTACAACGTGTTTGTTTTGGGCAAAACAACAATTTAAAGAAGTAGAAGCGGTAACATTTAACTATGGTCAGAGGCATGTTACAGAGCTGGACTGTGCAAAAGAGATTGCAGAAGATCTGAAAGTCCCTCACCATGTATTAGATATGAGTTTATTAAATCAATTGGCACCAAGTGCTTTAACACGGGCAGATGAAGAGATCACTCATCAGGATGGTGAATTACCGTCTACATTCGTTCCAGGAAGAAATCTATTATTCCTGTCATTTGCAGGCATACTAGCGAAGCAAATCGGAGCACGGCATATTGTAACAGGTGTATGTGAAACGGATTTCAGCGGCTATCCCGATTGCCGGGATATTTTTGTCAAATCCTTGAATGTTTCCCTCAATTTATCCATGGATGATCAGTTTGTCATCCATACTCCACTCATGTGGATCAATAAAGCACAAACGTGGGAAATGGCAGATGATTTAGGTGCTTTCCGTTATGTACAGGAAAATACACTCACTTGCTATAATGGAATAAAAGGCAGCGGGTGCGGTGAGTGTCCTGCATGTCAGCTTAGACAAAAAGGGCTGGAAGAATATAAAAGTGCAAGTAAAGGGGGAGAGTGA
- a CDS encoding 6-carboxytetrahydropterin synthase encodes MIQQIYPTPDHTYEFELNKDMHFAAAHYIPHADAGSCQDIHGHTYFANITIGGDQLDDSGFLINFQHIKNLIHKRFDHKVMNEDELFSAENGNMFPTTEVVAKVMWEIIQGHLDTLPHQPKCLQVFLRETPTSYVIYRPKGRQS; translated from the coding sequence ATGATACAACAAATCTACCCGACTCCTGACCACACGTATGAATTTGAATTAAATAAAGATATGCATTTTGCGGCAGCCCATTATATACCACATGCAGATGCAGGAAGCTGTCAGGATATCCATGGTCATACGTACTTTGCCAATATTACTATTGGAGGGGATCAGCTTGATGATTCCGGGTTTCTTATTAATTTCCAACACATCAAAAATCTGATTCATAAGCGATTTGATCATAAGGTCATGAACGAAGATGAATTGTTTTCTGCAGAGAACGGCAATATGTTCCCCACCACTGAAGTTGTAGCGAAAGTGATGTGGGAAATCATTCAGGGTCATTTAGATACACTGCCTCACCAGCCTAAGTGCCTTCAAGTATTTTTAAGAGAAACACCGACAAGTTACGTCATATACAGACCAAAGGGGAGACAATCATGA
- the queE gene encoding 7-carboxy-7-deazaguanine synthase QueE, which produces MMKKIPVLEVFGPTIQGEGMVIGQKTMFIRTAGCDYSCAWCDSAFTWDGSAKEDIQLMTAEEVWNRLKEVGGNKFSHVTISGGNPALLAHLKELIEILKENDIASALETQGSRWQDWFYDIDDLTLSPKPPSSKMGTDFEKLDHIVHRLNENRSQFSLKVVVFDEQDLVYATEIHKRYPDVPFYIQTGNPSVSEGDTPKLVSNLLLDYETLIEKVCDREELNQVRVLPQLHTLVWGNKRGV; this is translated from the coding sequence ATCATGAAGAAAATCCCCGTTTTAGAAGTATTTGGTCCAACCATTCAGGGTGAAGGTATGGTAATTGGTCAAAAGACGATGTTTATCCGAACTGCCGGATGTGATTATAGTTGTGCATGGTGTGACTCTGCATTTACGTGGGATGGTTCAGCCAAAGAGGATATTCAGCTTATGACAGCTGAAGAAGTGTGGAACAGACTAAAAGAAGTAGGGGGAAATAAGTTCTCCCATGTAACGATTTCAGGCGGGAATCCTGCTCTATTGGCTCATTTGAAGGAGCTTATCGAGATTTTAAAGGAGAATGATATTGCTTCGGCCTTAGAAACACAAGGAAGCCGCTGGCAGGATTGGTTCTATGATATAGATGATCTGACTCTTTCTCCAAAGCCACCAAGTTCGAAAATGGGGACTGACTTTGAGAAACTGGATCATATCGTTCATCGATTAAATGAAAATCGCTCACAATTCAGCTTAAAAGTAGTTGTCTTTGACGAACAGGATTTAGTATATGCCACAGAAATTCATAAACGCTATCCTGATGTTCCATTCTACATCCAGACAGGTAATCCTTCTGTTTCTGAAGGAGATACACCTAAACTGGTATCAAACTTGTTATTGGATTATGAAACGCTCATTGAAAAGGTCTGTGATAGGGAAGAATTAAATCAGGTGCGGGTACTCCCGCAATTGCATACCTTGGTATGGGGGAACAAGCGTGGAGTGTAA
- a CDS encoding chemotaxis protein produces MFVWKDEIQLNQTNGILLESGTNELEIVEFEVQHNKFGINVIKVKEIIQPTPVIPIPHSHHHVKGLIQLRGEVLPVIDMARVLGVEEEETPKSKYIVAEFNQQKVIFHVHNVTQIHRISWNQIDKPSEMYSGVHSGIIGVIKRNESMILLLDFESIMLEINPDTGIRVEQVKRLGPRERKNKKIVAAEDSPLLRKLLNDTLSEAGYDEVEFFENGADAFNYLESLVGGTQDIEETVQLVLTDIEMPQMDGHHLTKRIKSHSKLSKLPVIIFSSLITKDLKHKGEMVGAEDQISKPDIAELIMKIDQHIL; encoded by the coding sequence ATGTTTGTATGGAAGGACGAAATACAATTGAATCAAACAAACGGTATTCTTCTTGAAAGTGGAACCAATGAACTAGAGATAGTTGAATTCGAAGTTCAACACAATAAATTTGGTATAAATGTGATTAAAGTGAAGGAAATTATTCAACCCACTCCAGTCATTCCCATTCCTCATTCCCACCATCATGTGAAAGGGCTCATTCAATTGAGGGGAGAGGTTCTTCCAGTTATTGATATGGCAAGGGTTCTTGGTGTGGAAGAGGAGGAAACACCCAAATCAAAGTATATTGTTGCTGAGTTTAATCAACAAAAGGTCATTTTTCACGTACATAACGTAACTCAAATTCATCGGATTTCCTGGAATCAGATTGATAAGCCTTCAGAAATGTATTCAGGGGTTCATTCCGGAATAATAGGGGTCATCAAGCGAAACGAATCAATGATATTGTTATTGGATTTTGAGAGTATTATGCTGGAAATCAATCCTGACACAGGGATCCGGGTGGAACAAGTGAAGAGGTTGGGACCAAGGGAGAGAAAGAATAAGAAGATTGTTGCTGCGGAGGATTCTCCTCTACTCCGTAAGCTTTTGAATGATACGTTGAGTGAAGCAGGATATGACGAAGTGGAGTTCTTCGAAAATGGAGCCGATGCATTCAACTATCTGGAGTCACTAGTTGGGGGAACTCAAGATATTGAAGAGACTGTTCAGCTTGTGTTAACAGATATTGAAATGCCGCAAATGGACGGGCATCATTTGACCAAAAGAATCAAGAGTCATTCTAAGCTCAGTAAACTGCCTGTAATCATTTTTTCTTCACTAATTACAAAAGATTTAAAACATAAAGGTGAAATGGTCGGAGCAGAAGATCAAATCAGTAAACCGGATATTGCTGAACTCATTATGAAAATCGATCAACATATATTGTAG
- a CDS encoding YkyB family protein, with translation MRNTSKSTPSSTSVITLSQAIFTVNRHAKTAGNPKYLYSLKKRALMKMIREGKAKKVGLHFSNNPKNSQQQSDVLIDCGDYTFHIPPSKEDFKDLPHLGSLDQSLRNPRCKMGLQQAKGILEQYTGMSEQNEKPRKPGKNNYQKPVFKKLGDSFF, from the coding sequence TTGAGGAATACTAGTAAATCCACCCCTTCTTCCACATCCGTAATTACCCTCTCTCAAGCTATTTTCACTGTGAATCGTCATGCGAAAACAGCAGGTAACCCAAAATACTTATATTCATTAAAAAAACGAGCTTTAATGAAAATGATCCGGGAAGGTAAAGCGAAGAAAGTTGGACTTCACTTCTCCAACAACCCAAAGAACAGCCAACAACAATCTGACGTATTGATTGATTGCGGAGATTATACCTTTCATATCCCACCATCAAAGGAAGATTTCAAGGACCTGCCTCACCTGGGGTCGCTTGATCAATCGTTAAGAAATCCTAGATGTAAGATGGGACTTCAGCAGGCAAAAGGAATTTTAGAGCAATATACAGGGATGTCCGAACAGAATGAAAAGCCTCGAAAGCCCGGAAAGAACAATTATCAAAAACCCGTCTTCAAAAAGTTGGGCGATAGCTTCTTTTAA
- a CDS encoding EAL domain-containing protein, which produces MKSTNNNNTIGQGQEVLDTVLKELILDHIHDMIFIMKVEEGPAFRYLYINESARRYTSIQHEDMGRLLEEVVSFETATDIQKKYIELVQSGESIIYQDTFFLSNGSQVVNESILTPIKNRYEKVEYVVSITRDISSSIAEKKKLEKAKERYKSIIEHNLDAIFILDSHGFIKESNGAGCTLTGYLKETLVNMSIYDLFHSQNEYTLTESLTQALKGTPSSIVNCLLLNEAGEKKITQLKMIPIVVEEKCDGCYIIVKDITKHHEQNEMIHYMALHDQLTGLWNRKALDDHVPLIIHNMEERGIELSLLYLDLDRFKFVNDTLGLKGGDRFLQKITERLVTLTNEECLLYRQGGDEFIYLLKNSNFEDTKTKAKEILALFKDPFTIDEQEFYISPSIGISRYPADGYDSNSLIQKAAQALFEVKEKGRAHYRFYQTHMKSSFPNYIIMESHLRKAIQKGELYVHYQPQVNLSTGAIDSFEALIRWNNRKFGFVSPAQFIPLAEETGLIDQIGEWVMEQVCLQLQKWRKKGYRTVRVAINISPKQFLQEQLVDRIDFYLSTYNIPASCIEIEITEGAMQDTQQTLKMLKKLKNLGVYISVDDFGTGYSSLHYLKRFPIDILKIDQSFVREIGMNQKDSAITTTIIHLAHSLGLEVIAEGVESEGQVEFLKEANCQKAQGYFFSKPICPKEIEEQQFVLM; this is translated from the coding sequence ATGAAATCGACTAACAATAACAATACCATTGGACAAGGTCAAGAGGTGCTTGACACTGTTTTGAAAGAACTAATTTTAGATCATATTCATGATATGATTTTCATTATGAAGGTTGAGGAGGGACCTGCTTTCAGGTACCTATACATAAATGAATCAGCTAGAAGGTACACGTCCATTCAACATGAGGATATGGGACGCTTATTGGAGGAAGTAGTTTCATTTGAGACGGCTACTGACATACAGAAGAAATACATTGAACTTGTGCAATCAGGAGAGAGCATTATCTATCAGGATACGTTTTTCCTTTCGAATGGAAGTCAAGTTGTAAATGAATCGATTCTTACACCTATCAAGAATCGATATGAAAAAGTAGAGTACGTTGTTTCCATTACAAGAGATATTTCTTCGTCCATTGCAGAGAAGAAGAAATTAGAAAAAGCGAAAGAACGATACAAATCCATTATTGAACATAATCTGGATGCCATATTTATTCTGGACTCCCATGGGTTCATAAAAGAGTCTAACGGAGCAGGATGCACATTAACCGGCTATTTGAAAGAAACCCTTGTAAACATGAGTATCTATGATTTGTTTCATTCTCAAAATGAGTACACCCTAACCGAGTCACTTACTCAAGCTTTGAAGGGAACGCCCTCTTCCATTGTTAATTGTCTTCTTCTAAACGAAGCAGGAGAAAAGAAGATCACTCAGCTAAAAATGATCCCCATCGTAGTAGAAGAAAAGTGTGATGGTTGTTATATTATCGTGAAGGATATAACCAAGCACCATGAACAGAATGAAATGATTCATTATATGGCTCTACATGATCAATTAACTGGTCTTTGGAACAGGAAAGCACTGGATGATCATGTTCCTTTAATCATTCATAATATGGAAGAAAGAGGTATAGAGCTCTCGCTTTTATACTTGGACTTAGATCGGTTTAAATTTGTAAATGACACCCTTGGTTTAAAGGGGGGCGACCGGTTTCTCCAAAAGATCACAGAACGTTTGGTAACTCTTACGAATGAAGAATGTTTATTGTACAGGCAAGGCGGTGATGAATTTATCTATCTGTTGAAGAATAGTAATTTTGAAGATACCAAGACGAAGGCGAAGGAAATCTTAGCGCTGTTCAAAGATCCTTTTACTATTGATGAGCAGGAGTTTTATATCTCTCCTTCGATTGGAATCAGCCGTTATCCTGCAGATGGATATGATTCTAATTCACTCATTCAAAAAGCTGCTCAAGCTCTCTTTGAAGTAAAAGAAAAAGGAAGAGCTCATTATCGCTTCTATCAAACGCATATGAAATCAAGCTTTCCTAATTATATCATTATGGAATCCCACTTACGAAAAGCCATTCAAAAGGGTGAGTTGTACGTCCATTATCAACCACAGGTGAATTTATCGACCGGTGCGATTGATAGCTTCGAAGCGTTAATTCGCTGGAACAACCGCAAATTTGGGTTTGTATCACCGGCACAGTTCATTCCCTTGGCAGAAGAAACAGGTTTGATTGATCAGATTGGCGAATGGGTAATGGAGCAAGTATGTTTACAATTGCAAAAATGGAGGAAAAAAGGTTACAGGACAGTGCGTGTGGCCATCAATATTTCGCCTAAGCAATTTCTGCAGGAGCAATTAGTGGATAGAATTGATTTCTATTTATCAACGTATAATATTCCTGCTTCATGCATAGAAATTGAAATTACGGAGGGAGCCATGCAAGACACTCAACAAACATTGAAAATGCTGAAAAAGCTTAAAAATCTGGGTGTGTACATTTCTGTTGACGATTTTGGAACAGGATATTCTTCACTTCATTATTTGAAACGATTTCCAATCGACATATTAAAGATCGACCAATCCTTTGTGAGAGAAATTGGAATGAATCAGAAGGACTCTGCCATAACGACTACTATCATCCATCTTGCACATAGCCTGGGGCTTGAAGTGATTGCTGAAGGTGTAGAAAGTGAGGGGCAAGTCGAATTTCTTAAAGAGGCGAACTGCCAAAAAGCTCAAGGCTACTTCTTTAGTAAACCGATTTGCCCGAAGGAAATCGAGGAACAGCAATTTGTTCTTATGTAA
- the fadH gene encoding 2,4-dienoyl-CoA reductase codes for MGEQQVVIVTGGSNGMGKYMAKHFVESGASVVVTGRNEERLQSVKEEFSSLSGNIEVFQMDVREQDHVKAMVEFTAEKFGKIDVLINNAAGNFICPAEKLTPNGWKSVIDIVLNGTFLCSHAVGNYWIEHKQKGSIINMVATYAWNAGAGVAHSAAAKAGVLSLTRTLAVEWGHKYGIRTNAIAPGPIERTGGAEKLWISEEAAIRTIDSVPLKRLGTPEEIAGLAYFIASDQAAYINGECITMDGGQWLNQFPF; via the coding sequence ATGGGAGAACAACAAGTTGTGATTGTAACAGGCGGTTCAAATGGTATGGGGAAATATATGGCGAAGCACTTTGTAGAGTCTGGCGCAAGCGTCGTCGTAACAGGGAGAAATGAAGAACGACTTCAATCGGTGAAGGAAGAGTTTTCGTCTCTTAGTGGAAACATTGAAGTATTTCAAATGGATGTAAGGGAACAAGACCACGTAAAGGCGATGGTTGAATTTACGGCAGAGAAATTCGGCAAAATTGATGTACTCATTAACAATGCAGCAGGAAATTTTATATGTCCGGCGGAAAAGCTTACTCCAAATGGTTGGAAATCTGTTATTGATATCGTTTTAAATGGAACGTTTCTTTGCTCACATGCTGTAGGGAACTATTGGATTGAGCACAAACAAAAGGGATCCATCATTAATATGGTTGCCACTTACGCTTGGAACGCGGGTGCAGGTGTGGCTCATTCAGCTGCAGCAAAAGCAGGAGTCTTATCGTTAACGCGCACACTTGCCGTCGAGTGGGGCCATAAATACGGTATTCGTACAAATGCCATTGCACCAGGACCAATTGAAAGAACGGGTGGAGCCGAGAAGCTTTGGATTTCAGAAGAGGCAGCAATAAGAACAATTGACAGCGTCCCATTAAAACGATTAGGAACACCGGAAGAAATTGCCGGCCTTGCTTATTTTATTGCGTCAGATCAAGCGGCGTATATAAACGGAGAATGCATTACAATGGATGGAGGCCAATGGCTTAATCAATTTCCATTCTAA
- a CDS encoding EAL domain-containing protein encodes MDALEVLTNIEKVIPYFQPIFSADEHKIIGYEVLGRMEVDEGVIESLGPFFGDEEIPDEYKMEVDERVTRLALSKFVHEKQEGYIFLNRDARLLMLDHGESFLELLQEYEKKGLDLNRTVIELSEKTFVGDFDQLVHLLLYYKTYGIKIAIDNVGGNSGQLDRLSQFSPDILKVDLFQLRNDAGNKVYKDILYSLSMLARKIGASLLFENIEINFQLQFAWLNGGRYYQGFYLQRPSASFLKPDLLKEKLKEKCQDYIRYEKKHLEAGFEFADVLHKEISQNLIMIKKQCTEFDDVLFELGKNFTDKCFRLYICDENGFQVTSNVVKDEHKWKIEPRYKGKNWSWRPYFLENIIRMRINKKGLLSDIYSDIDSGESIRTYSFPFGNGLYLFMDLSYEFLFEEDGLLF; translated from the coding sequence ATGGACGCATTAGAAGTATTAACCAATATAGAAAAAGTGATTCCGTACTTTCAACCAATTTTCAGTGCGGATGAACATAAAATTATCGGATACGAAGTATTAGGTAGAATGGAAGTCGATGAAGGGGTCATTGAGAGTCTCGGACCGTTCTTTGGAGATGAAGAGATACCGGATGAATATAAAATGGAAGTGGATGAACGTGTAACCAGACTGGCTTTAAGTAAGTTTGTACATGAGAAACAGGAGGGATACATCTTTTTAAACCGGGATGCAAGACTATTGATGCTTGATCACGGGGAATCTTTTCTGGAGCTCCTTCAAGAGTACGAAAAAAAGGGTTTGGATTTAAACAGGACAGTGATTGAGCTTTCTGAAAAAACGTTCGTCGGAGACTTCGATCAGCTTGTTCATCTGCTGCTGTATTACAAAACATACGGAATTAAAATTGCGATCGATAATGTTGGAGGTAATAGTGGTCAGTTGGATCGACTATCGCAATTCTCACCGGATATATTAAAGGTGGATTTATTCCAACTTCGAAATGATGCTGGTAATAAAGTCTACAAAGATATATTGTACAGTTTGTCAATGCTGGCCAGAAAAATCGGAGCCTCCCTCTTATTCGAGAATATCGAAATCAACTTTCAACTGCAGTTTGCCTGGTTGAATGGCGGCCGTTATTATCAAGGATTTTACCTGCAGCGCCCGTCAGCCTCATTTTTGAAACCCGATCTTCTAAAAGAAAAGCTGAAGGAAAAATGCCAGGACTATATTCGATATGAGAAGAAGCATCTTGAAGCAGGATTTGAATTCGCAGATGTCCTGCACAAAGAAATCAGTCAAAATCTGATTATGATAAAAAAACAATGCACAGAATTCGATGACGTACTCTTTGAGTTAGGAAAGAATTTTACCGATAAATGCTTCAGGCTATACATTTGTGATGAAAATGGCTTCCAAGTGACTAGTAACGTTGTTAAAGATGAACATAAATGGAAGATTGAACCAAGGTACAAAGGGAAGAACTGGAGCTGGCGCCCGTACTTTCTGGAAAATATCATTCGTATGAGGATCAATAAGAAAGGTTTATTATCTGATATATACAGCGATATCGATTCAGGAGAATCCATTCGTACGTATTCCTTTCCATTTGGCAATGGCTTGTATTTATTTATGGATCTTTCTTATGAATTCTTATTTGAGGAGGATGGTTTACTCTTTTAA
- a CDS encoding DUF3993 domain-containing protein has product MEKKKLWLLFLILGLVTAACGQVSQTQASEFSEENALSLVENAFHTQVSLSEKPQSKKQINEKLSQYFTKDLTENFIRENVYEVEGGYITFGSDFAPHYIPFFKYDDSTKVEYIDGKWYVWEERTGEEEGPVSTDSGVEAVVVNEEEGSWKVSSITYVLPEKLQTE; this is encoded by the coding sequence ATGGAAAAGAAAAAATTATGGCTATTATTTCTTATTTTAGGGCTCGTTACAGCGGCATGTGGACAAGTCAGTCAAACCCAAGCCTCAGAATTTTCTGAAGAAAACGCATTATCTCTTGTAGAAAATGCCTTTCATACCCAAGTATCATTGAGTGAAAAACCACAATCTAAGAAACAGATTAATGAAAAGTTGTCACAGTACTTTACAAAGGATCTTACAGAAAACTTCATCCGTGAGAATGTGTATGAAGTAGAGGGTGGTTATATCACATTTGGATCTGACTTTGCACCACACTATATTCCTTTTTTTAAGTATGATGATTCTACTAAGGTAGAATACATAGATGGAAAATGGTATGTCTGGGAAGAACGAACAGGTGAGGAAGAAGGGCCTGTATCAACGGATTCCGGTGTAGAGGCTGTCGTGGTTAATGAAGAAGAAGGTTCATGGAAGGTTTCATCCATTACATACGTATTACCGGAAAAGCTTCAAACCGAATAA
- a CDS encoding glutaredoxin domain-containing protein, whose amino-acid sequence MKVVTLYSQPECPPCEVVKMFLKEHNVDYKEIDIKQNEQARNYLVKELKSYSTPTITVDSEVITGFNLEALTAALNK is encoded by the coding sequence ATGAAAGTTGTCACTTTATACTCTCAACCAGAATGCCCCCCTTGTGAAGTAGTCAAAATGTTTCTGAAAGAACACAATGTTGACTACAAAGAAATCGATATCAAACAAAATGAACAAGCAAGAAATTATCTTGTGAAAGAGCTGAAATCTTATTCCACCCCAACCATCACAGTGGACTCTGAGGTAATAACAGGATTTAATCTTGAAGCCCTGACTGCAGCTTTAAACAAATAG